One region of Vigna angularis cultivar LongXiaoDou No.4 chromosome 10, ASM1680809v1, whole genome shotgun sequence genomic DNA includes:
- the LOC128194318 gene encoding uncharacterized protein LOC128194318: MSCYPYRSSRNFNFDKQLSYKDIKRAHDKARRKSCSFYEFDRIEDDLYKQASERIPFFGDDIGALTYLAWEKEIDDMHSFMVSKSKSESFYSRDNESYILSLYTSSFKKHAREWWDDRQYHVKIGRKYPIHDWNELKACMKRKFVPREIERNLELMRELIRKGESFIQNLSGFSRRESEFLEKLKRLWEETSKYRIERLKREKQKQEVREKREKERREKERREEEKRREQERRKEEENKRRKEEERERRDEEERERREEEKRREKERKEAQRREKEEVERIEMEEKKKQLRMDI; encoded by the exons atgtcttgttatccatataggtcttctaggaattttaattttgataagcaACTTAGTTACAAAGACATCAAAAGAGCACATGATAAAGCTAGAAGGAAgtcttgttcattttatgaatttgataggattgaagatgatttgtataaacaagctagtgaaagaattccattctttggtgatgatattggtgcattaacatacctagcttgggaaaaggaaattgatgacATGCATTCATTCATGGTGAGCAAAAGTAAATCTGAATCCTTCTATTCTAGAGATAATGAATCTTATATTCTTAGTCTTTACACTTCTAGTTTTAAAaagcatgcaagagagtggtgggatgataggcaatatcatgttaagataggtagaaaatatcccattcatgattggaatgaattgaaagcttgtatgaaaagaaagtttgtgcctcgagaaattgaaagaaacttagaacttaTGAGAGAACTTATTAGAAAAGGTGagtcattcattcaaaatttaagtGGGTTCTCTCGTAGGGAAAGTgagtttctagaaaaacttaagaggctatgggaagagacaagcaaatatagaattgagagattaaaaagagaaaaacaaaagcaagaagtaagagagaaaagagaaaaagagagaagagaaaaagaaagaagagaagaagagaaaagaagagagcaagagagaagaaaagaagaagaaaacaagagaagaaaagaggaagaaagagagagaagagacgaggaagaaagagaaagaagagaagaagagaaaagaagagagaaagagagaaaagaagcacaaagaagagaaaaggaagaagttgaaagaatagaaatggaagaaaagaaaaagcaactaaGG atGGATATTTGA